AAGCCATAATAACCTCTTATTATTTTACCAGACAATAAAATGCCGTAGGCACAAATGCGAAACCAAACTGGAAACCCATATGCGCCGTTGTTAAAACCACATAGCCACTGGCATTCAACTATCAAAAGGGATATAGGGCTTTACTCCTACAATCGCCTTATGCGTAACGAAACTGAGAGCGTCTTCCTGAGCTCAATACTCAGCCAAAATGCCAGTTACAGAGAGCGTAAATCTTAGGTACCAAACCTCCAGCCCCTGAGACAAGTCTCCCCCTGCACAAGATCAAGCTCCTTGGAAAACTACCAAACTGCAGAACCATCCAGCCTTGCTTACAACAAAAAAACATTGGATATCCAATGATAGGTAACTCATTGAAACTACCAGAGCCTTCCACTAAAAACCTTTAAGCGGTACACGCCTTATTTTTTGTTAGCGTAGATTGAGGTGTATTTTTCTGAAGAACTGCGTTCAAGAACGCGCCCATAAGTAAATCGAGATCATTTTGTGAGGCCATTGGATCCTCTGGATGCCATTGCACCCCAACAATCCAATTTTTTTTGTTTGCTTCGATAGCTTCTACGACGCCGTCGGCTGCTCGAGCAGTGACTGTTAGCCCTTCACCTACCCGCGAAACGGCCTGGTGATGGCCGGAACGGATCGTGATCTCACAATCCGAGTATATTGACTGCAGCCGCGAACCTAACGTAAGCGTGACGGGGTGAGAAACCATAACCGAGTTATCAACCGTACCACTATGGAGCCCTGCGCCAATATCTTGAATTAGCTCCCCACCAAACGCGATATTGATCAGCTGCATGCCTCTGCAGATCCCAAGGATTGGCAGATTGTCGGTACTTCCTTGTCGAATGAGGTCGAGCTCAAACTGGTCTGCTTTTGGGTTGATCGCATACATCGTTTCGACAATTGGGACTTGACCGTAGCACGCTGGGTCTGCGTCCCCACCTCCTAGAATCAACAGCCCGTCGGCTTGACGGAGCAGCTCTTCTGGTGGCGGATTCGCAGCAGAAGCATCCACAAAAATATACTCAGCTCCACCTCGATGGATCGATGAGAAGACTCCATCCGAAAGCTCGTGCAGCGTTTTTTTGAGCCATTCGCCTGCATCTGGAGGGGTCAACGATCCAACGACAAGAATTTTTGCCGAGGCTACTGAGAGGTTTCTATTGGTCGAACTGGCCATTTCAGGCATGATTTCCTCGTCAACTAGCTGAAAATACGGCCGCACCAGGCCGCGAAAGCATCACGAGATTAACATCTATAGTCTAGAGGTCAAATGAAATTTCTATCCCCTCTTCCTGGATCAGTTCGATCTGCTCCAGACCTCGTGGCGCTGCGCTTACGGGAAGCAATCTTCACGGGCGAGCTTCGCCCAGGGGATCAACTCCCTCCTGAGATCGACCTAGCGCGAGGATTTGGCATTGCCCTAATGACGGTACGTGTGGCTCTCAATGCACTTAAAGATATGGGGCTGCTCGCAACCGTTAGAGGCCGTAATGGTGGCACTTTCGTTACCAATGACGTAGGGGAACGCATTGCCGAAGCAGCGCGCCAGTCGCCTCTCACCAAAGTAGAGCTACGAGACCTGACAGATTGGCGACGAGCCATTTCGGGGGAGGCATGCTTTCTTACCGCAAGTCGAGCTTCTGCCGAAGACCGTGTAGCTATACAAACCGCAGGCGACAACTTTGACCAATTGCTGCCGAAATTTCCTGATGTGCGTTTTGCCGATGCAAGGCTCCATAGCCTAATAGCAGAGACTTCTAAATCAGAGAATCTACTACGTGGTGAAATAGAGATTCAGCGAATACTTACCGAAGTAATTCTCGCCATAGAAAAACCCCGAGGAAGTAAACATCTAACTAGTTTCAGCCACGACCCAATAATCAAAGCCATAGCGCAAGGTAATGGGAACGCCGCTAGAGAGGCCATGCTGAACCATGCTGAAGATACTTTTACCTGGGTTACACTGCTACTATAAATAGAATTAACAGCACATGAATACCATGAACAAATAAGCACATCAAAGCGCATCACTTTCCGTATTTAGAATCAAACTTCGAGCAAGGCCGCAACCACTAACAGAGTCAGTTTTTGATGGCGGCCGACCGGCAATTGAACCACCTTTCTAATAACGATGCGCTTTAAGAAATTACAAAATCCAACTGAATCAGACTCACACCAAAAGCCCCCCATCCAATTTAATGCTGGCCGAATTAACGGTGCGGCGCCGTGTAAGCACTCCTAACTTTGAATGCTATTTAGTAGGAGATACTTCGAAGGGCAAAACGTTAAATTCCAATCTACAAGTGTCGCAGAACACGTGGTGGCTAGAGCAGTGCAAGAGCTTTTTACTTCGCTGACAATATCGGATCAACATGAGCCGTATGGTGATGAGGCGCTCGGGGCCAATCGCTACATGCCGCTGCTTAGAGGTCATGTTCTGGATTGGGTTGAGCAATATGGACTTGGTGAAGATGTTCGATTTAAGACTCAGGATAACGAATAAATAGAATGTGCAGGGCGGTGAGCTTAACCGCTCCGGCACTGAAGCCCTCCCAAAAAAAGCGCGGGGAGTCGCCACTCGTGCTCCCTATAGTGACGGCAATCGTTTCAATTCCTCAGCCATTCGCTTTAGCAACATGCTCCTTTGGTCCAGGCTCACGCTGCCATCGTTGTGCTCAGTCATTGCCTCAGGGAGCTGACCTGACGACTGAGTGTCGCGGTAAGGAGACGGCGCCCTTTACCCTATACCTATCAATGGCTCAGGATCAGCGGCTTTTGGCCGTTCATGGTTAGTCAATGCGGTTAATCGATACTCTAGCTCAGACAGGGCTCGATCAGTCGGTCGACCCTTCGCTCTTCGAACTGCCCTTCCCGCATCTCGTTTGCATTGGGATAATGCCTCAACAGCTGGCGGGCCTGACGTCGAATGGATTCTGACAGCGCGGGGCCTTGCGCAAGCTCGACCAGCAGCTCTCGCGTCTGAATGAGCGCGGGCGTGTGCTCGCTCGGCATCGTCATGATGTCCCCCTACAGCCGCGCGAAGCCTGATGACTGCCAACCAAGGTCCCCACCGTCAATCGCCCCAAGCCTACACCGAAAACCAGATTGCACAGGGCTGCAATCGCCGGGATCAACCCGGTCTGTTCGTGAATCCTCCCTCGCCTCCTCGGCGTACCATCGATCGAGCCGCCGCGCACCAAAAACGCCATGAGGTTTGAGAATCTTGCTTTCTCATACCTGTTGAGTCGCTCACTTCAAGGTGTTTTGGCCATGTCCCCCCCGGCAACGCATGCTTAATCGCCGTCGCTGAGAAGTGCCGCTCGCTTAGGCCCGTTTGAAGATTAGGTGAAGCGCACGGGCTCCACTCAGGGTGTCGCTAAGTCGCTCAACTTCGGCGTCAGAACTATCGCATCGTCGATCACTTCAAGCGTCAGCACGTCACCGAGGCTCAGTCCAACACTGGCGAGTAGCTCAGTCGGTAACTCAATGATGACGTCGCCACTGCCATCCAGAGGATCTTGGCATTTCACTGTCCAGCGTTGGGCTTCGGTCATGATGTTACTCACACTTTTTGTCGTGGCGGGGACGGTTCATTATGCTCGCAGTGTCTTCGCAAGTTGAAGCGTGATGCTGACTGCTGAGCACGTCTACCTGCCGTTCACTGCGGGTTATGTTTGCTAAGCCGGGCGGGTCGAATCCGGGGCAAGAGGCTGGTTAGGTCGAATGCAACTGGGTGATCATGCCCATGCAATAACCCTGGTGTCATCGGGTCTGGAAAAGTGGCTCCAGCCAACGGCGAGTTCAGCTAGTCTTCCTGCTCCGGTTACTCAACGACGACACCCATGCCAGATAACTCTGAAACGAATATAGCCGCAGCAGATGCTCTCACGCTGCTCCTGCACAACCAGCACGCCATAGGTGCGGCCATTGAAGAGGTGACCAAGTGGCTCGCCGAGAATGGAGTGGGGAGTGTTGCCACTAACGCAATGGCGGCCATGGACACGCTGGACAAAAATGCTCAAGGCATCACAGACGCCATCATGCGACTGCGGCAGGCATAGGCATCATCTATAGCACTGCTAGCCACCCTTCACTAGCGTCCCGATGTAATCGGGGGGGAGTGGGAGATTACATTTCACTCGCCCCCCCCCCCATTTGCCTGTCCACTGACCAGCTGTTTGCATTCGACTTGACCAACAGGCACCGCAGCGACGACCGACAGATAGCGGCCGATTCTGTTGAAAAAGTCGCTTCTTCCACACTGCCGCATACTGACCGCTGAAAACGCCTTTTTTTGCGCGCTGCTACGCGAAATCTGGGCCCGGAATACTCTGCTCAATGTAAAGATTTCAGTCTCAAGCGCGTACTTTTCTACCGTGGAAACCATGGCCGACTTTTTCAACAGAATCGGCCAGGAATAGCCATCCAATACGTGTAGGACATCGGGAACGATTTATCGCTGACGATGTGACTTGAAGAGAACGTCCTTTACTCTGAGGAGCTGCTCAGCGTCCCGATCCAAAAGTACAGGGCGTTCATGAGGGCAGCGATCACCCCAAGCATCGCCGCTTTTGTGTTCAACATGGCGGCCGTGGTGGTGATCGCAATAACTTTCGTCTGATCGAGGTTTTGGATCTGGGCCACGTCTTCTTGCCATGCTGCAGAGATGTGCCAAAGCATCGCCGACAGGATCGTGATGATGATGCTGGAGACAACCATGAGCTTCTTCAGGCCAGATATGACCCATGGGTTATCCGCGCAGTAGTTGCGCACCAAACAGATGAT
This DNA window, taken from Pseudomonas fluorescens NCIMB 11764, encodes the following:
- a CDS encoding AbrB/MazE/SpoVT family DNA-binding domain-containing protein, translating into MTEAQRWTVKCQDPLDGSGDVIIELPTELLASVGLSLGDVLTLEVIDDAIVLTPKLSDLATP
- a CDS encoding BPSL0761 family protein, with the translated sequence MTMPSEHTPALIQTRELLVELAQGPALSESIRRQARQLLRHYPNANEMREGQFEERRVDRLIEPCLS
- a CDS encoding FadR/GntR family transcriptional regulator, which codes for MKFLSPLPGSVRSAPDLVALRLREAIFTGELRPGDQLPPEIDLARGFGIALMTVRVALNALKDMGLLATVRGRNGGTFVTNDVGERIAEAARQSPLTKVELRDLTDWRRAISGEACFLTASRASAEDRVAIQTAGDNFDQLLPKFPDVRFADARLHSLIAETSKSENLLRGEIEIQRILTEVILAIEKPRGSKHLTSFSHDPIIKAIAQGNGNAAREAMLNHAEDTFTWVTLLL
- a CDS encoding gamma-glutamyl-gamma-aminobutyrate hydrolase family protein, which encodes MPEMASSTNRNLSVASAKILVVGSLTPPDAGEWLKKTLHELSDGVFSSIHRGGAEYIFVDASAANPPPEELLRQADGLLILGGGDADPACYGQVPIVETMYAINPKADQFELDLIRQGSTDNLPILGICRGMQLINIAFGGELIQDIGAGLHSGTVDNSVMVSHPVTLTLGSRLQSIYSDCEITIRSGHHQAVSRVGEGLTVTARAADGVVEAIEANKKNWIVGVQWHPEDPMASQNDLDLLMGAFLNAVLQKNTPQSTLTKNKACTA